In Romeriopsis navalis LEGE 11480, one DNA window encodes the following:
- the bioF gene encoding 8-amino-7-oxononanoate synthase — translation MNNPYDWIDRSLQTIHRAGWTRHTRTLTGLPGTVINIDGQVLLNFASNDYLGLASDDRLIQAAIQATEGYGTGSTGSRLITGHRQLHRDLEMAIATLKQTEDALVFSSGYAANIGTIAALVGKRDLILCDAYNHSSLRNGAIVSGATLLDYHHCDLVQLSQQLETHRKQFQRCLIITDSVFSMDGDLCPLAELFDVAAAFDCMVLVDEAHGTGVLGKNGAGGIEHCGCTGRPAVQMGTLSKAIGSLGGYIAGSAPLIDFLRHRAASWIYSTGLSPADTAAALAAVTVIQTEPDRRDRLWQNIVYLKQKLAQLPNLPLLPSDSAIICIAMPNVQTAMNFSQYLQSAGILALAIRPPTVPTSRIRLTLMATHTPAQIDQLVIALAGAVVNAPR, via the coding sequence ATGAACAACCCTTACGACTGGATTGATCGCTCACTACAAACTATCCATCGTGCGGGCTGGACACGTCATACACGCACACTCACCGGACTACCTGGCACCGTCATCAACATCGATGGTCAAGTATTACTTAACTTTGCCAGTAACGATTACCTCGGCTTAGCCAGTGACGATCGACTCATCCAAGCGGCGATTCAAGCCACTGAGGGCTACGGTACGGGGAGCACTGGCTCAAGATTAATCACCGGCCATCGTCAACTGCATCGTGATTTGGAAATGGCGATCGCCACCCTCAAGCAAACCGAAGATGCCCTAGTGTTTAGCTCCGGCTATGCGGCGAATATAGGCACGATAGCGGCGCTTGTTGGTAAACGCGATTTGATTCTCTGTGATGCATACAATCATTCTAGTCTGCGTAATGGCGCGATCGTGAGTGGTGCAACACTGCTGGATTATCACCACTGTGACTTGGTGCAACTCAGCCAACAGCTAGAAACTCATAGAAAGCAGTTCCAGCGTTGTCTGATCATTACCGATAGCGTATTCAGTATGGATGGTGATCTTTGTCCGTTGGCCGAATTATTTGATGTTGCGGCGGCCTTTGACTGCATGGTTTTGGTAGATGAGGCCCACGGTACCGGGGTGCTCGGGAAAAACGGGGCGGGTGGCATCGAACATTGCGGCTGCACCGGCCGACCAGCTGTCCAAATGGGGACTTTAAGCAAGGCGATCGGCAGTCTGGGGGGCTATATCGCGGGTTCTGCACCGTTAATTGATTTCCTCCGACATCGAGCGGCGAGCTGGATCTATAGCACTGGTTTAAGCCCAGCTGATACCGCTGCGGCACTAGCGGCGGTTACCGTGATTCAGACCGAACCCGACCGACGTGATCGGCTATGGCAAAACATTGTCTACTTAAAGCAGAAACTAGCACAACTGCCGAATTTACCCTTGCTACCTTCAGACTCTGCAATCATTTGTATCGCGATGCCCAATGTTCAGACCGCCATGAACTTTAGTCAATACTTGCAATCCGCCGGGATTTTGGCGCTGGCGATTCGGCCACCGACGGTGCCCACGAGTCGGATTCGATTGACGCTCATGGCAACCCACACCCCGGCTCAAATTGATCAGTTAGTCATTGCCCTTGCGGGAGCAGTGGTAAACGCGCCTCGCTGA
- a CDS encoding ribonuclease H-like domain-containing protein yields the protein MDSQDFEIFDGDLSADRLAAYQSATALSVDTETMGLNPIRDRLCLVQICDERDRVTVVRIAKGQTTAPNMQQLFEASHIPKIFHFARFDITTLQHYLGIYVQPIFCTKIASKLVRTYGPRHGLKDLIQETVGVELDKSSQCSDWGNAANLSDKQLQYASNDVRYLIPARAKLIEMLQREERLELAEQCFKCLPTFANLDLMQYQNLFEH from the coding sequence ATGGATAGCCAAGATTTTGAGATTTTTGATGGTGATTTGAGTGCCGATCGCCTCGCCGCTTATCAATCGGCCACAGCCCTATCAGTGGATACCGAAACGATGGGTTTGAACCCGATTCGGGATCGGTTATGCCTGGTCCAAATTTGTGATGAGCGCGATCGAGTTACCGTTGTCCGCATCGCGAAGGGCCAAACCACTGCGCCAAATATGCAGCAGCTATTTGAAGCCAGCCATATTCCCAAGATTTTTCACTTTGCCCGCTTCGACATCACCACATTGCAGCATTACTTAGGTATCTACGTCCAACCGATTTTCTGCACCAAAATTGCCAGTAAACTAGTCCGGACCTACGGCCCGCGTCATGGACTCAAGGATTTGATTCAAGAAACCGTGGGCGTGGAGCTCGATAAATCATCCCAATGCTCGGACTGGGGCAACGCGGCCAATCTCTCCGACAAGCAACTGCAATACGCCTCAAATGACGTACGCTACCTGATCCCCGCACGGGCAAAACTGATTGAGATGCTCCAACGCGAAGAGCGACTTGAATTAGCTGAACAATGCTTCAAATGTTTGCCAACCTTCGCCAATCTCGACCTCATGCAATATCAGAACTTGTTCGAGCATTAA
- a CDS encoding pyridoxal phosphate-dependent aminotransferase produces MKLAARVQQVTPSLTLAVTAKAKAMQRDGLDVCSFSAGEPDFDTPAHIKQAAIAALKAGKTRYGPAAGEPELREAIAAKLTTENQLPYSAENIVVTNGGKHSLYNLMMALLDPGDEVIIPAPYWVSYPEMVKLADGVPVPVQTTAAAGYKITPEQLQQAITPKTRLLILNSPSNPTGMVYTPDEIRAIAQVVLEHDDLLVVSDEIYEKLLYDGASHCSIGTVSPQMFARTIVSSGFAKAYAMTGWRVGYLAAPAELVQAVNRLQSHSTSNICTFAQYGAIAALEGSQDCVETMRQAFAERRRGILQLVEQTPGLSCPTPEGAFYILVNIGAAGLSSLDFCNALLEEKHVAAVPGVAFGVDDSIRLSYATDMATIERGLARIGEFMQAHL; encoded by the coding sequence ATGAAACTGGCGGCAAGGGTTCAGCAGGTTACACCTTCGCTGACATTGGCTGTAACTGCTAAAGCTAAGGCAATGCAGCGTGATGGATTAGATGTTTGTAGCTTCAGTGCGGGGGAACCCGATTTTGATACGCCGGCGCATATTAAGCAGGCGGCGATCGCCGCCTTAAAAGCGGGCAAAACTCGCTATGGCCCCGCTGCTGGTGAACCGGAACTCCGTGAAGCGATCGCCGCTAAGTTGACTACTGAGAATCAGCTTCCCTACAGCGCAGAAAATATTGTCGTGACGAATGGTGGTAAGCATTCGCTCTATAACCTGATGATGGCCCTGCTCGATCCCGGTGACGAGGTGATTATCCCGGCCCCTTACTGGGTGAGCTATCCCGAGATGGTGAAGTTGGCGGATGGGGTGCCAGTCCCGGTACAGACGACTGCCGCCGCCGGTTATAAAATTACCCCCGAGCAACTACAGCAGGCCATTACGCCGAAAACCCGGCTACTCATTCTCAATTCTCCCTCGAATCCGACTGGGATGGTCTATACGCCGGATGAGATTCGGGCAATTGCCCAAGTCGTCCTCGAACATGATGATTTATTAGTAGTGTCCGATGAAATCTATGAAAAGCTGCTGTACGACGGGGCTTCCCATTGCAGTATTGGTACCGTGAGTCCCCAAATGTTTGCCCGGACGATCGTCAGCAGTGGGTTTGCTAAAGCCTATGCGATGACCGGTTGGCGTGTGGGCTATTTGGCCGCTCCCGCTGAGCTAGTTCAGGCAGTAAACCGCTTGCAGAGCCACAGCACTTCTAATATCTGTACCTTTGCACAATATGGGGCGATCGCGGCATTAGAAGGGTCCCAAGATTGTGTTGAAACGATGCGCCAGGCATTTGCCGAGCGTCGACGTGGGATTTTGCAATTAGTCGAGCAGACACCGGGATTGTCCTGCCCCACACCAGAAGGTGCGTTTTACATCCTGGTCAATATTGGTGCAGCGGGGCTGTCTTCATTGGATTTCTGCAATGCTTTGCTTGAAGAAAAGCATGTTGCGGCGGTGCCTGGCGTGGCCTTTGGGGTTGACGATAGTATTCGGTTGTCCTACGCGACGGATATGGCGACGATCGAACGGGGTTTAGCCCGCATCGGCGAATTTATGCAAGCGCATCTCTAG
- a CDS encoding aldo/keto reductase, which produces MPQQSPKPQPRKPQPKPNRQKPTSSKPQPAPTSPIKLQPQQSLKASAYTELTADLQICRLINGMWQVSGSHGTIMPQRAIAAMYKYHQAGFNCWDLADHYGPAEDFIGAFRRKLKADRLDDGPHASKAFTKWVPKPGGGNISSITVTEKIQLALRRMGQAQLDLLHFHWWDYEDKRYLDALKHLTDLQAAGKIRHLGLTNFDTEHLQIVLDAGIPIVTNQIQFSLLDQRPLVSMSELCQQHDIKLLAYGTICGSFISSDFLGKPDLSRFQLNTASLRKYKNIIEAWGGWALFQELLSTLKTIADKHSVSISNVASRYVLEQPAVAGVIIGARLGVSEHIRDNARIFDFELDAVDREMIYAICDRSNDLFKYLGDCGSEYRG; this is translated from the coding sequence ATGCCCCAACAGTCACCCAAACCTCAACCCCGAAAACCCCAACCAAAGCCAAATCGGCAGAAACCCACATCGTCGAAACCCCAGCCAGCCCCAACCTCACCAATCAAACTCCAGCCCCAACAGTCGCTTAAAGCATCGGCATACACCGAACTCACCGCTGACTTACAAATTTGCCGTCTGATCAATGGTATGTGGCAAGTTTCTGGTTCCCACGGCACGATCATGCCGCAGCGGGCCATTGCCGCCATGTATAAGTACCATCAAGCCGGGTTTAACTGCTGGGATCTAGCTGATCATTATGGGCCAGCCGAAGATTTTATTGGGGCCTTCCGGCGTAAGCTGAAGGCCGATCGTTTAGACGATGGACCGCATGCCAGTAAAGCCTTCACCAAATGGGTGCCGAAACCAGGCGGTGGCAACATATCAAGCATCACTGTCACGGAGAAGATTCAGTTGGCATTGCGCCGGATGGGGCAAGCACAACTTGATTTACTGCATTTCCATTGGTGGGATTACGAAGACAAACGGTATTTGGACGCGCTCAAACATCTGACTGATCTACAAGCCGCAGGCAAAATCCGGCACCTCGGCCTCACAAATTTTGATACGGAACATTTGCAGATTGTCTTAGATGCAGGTATTCCGATTGTCACCAACCAGATCCAATTTTCGTTGCTCGATCAGCGTCCCCTCGTCAGCATGAGTGAGTTGTGTCAGCAGCACGATATTAAATTGTTGGCCTATGGCACAATCTGTGGCAGCTTTATTTCCAGTGATTTTCTCGGTAAGCCCGACCTGAGTCGATTCCAACTGAATACGGCATCACTCCGGAAATATAAAAACATCATCGAAGCATGGGGGGGCTGGGCACTCTTCCAGGAACTCCTATCAACCCTGAAGACCATCGCCGACAAACACAGCGTCAGCATCTCGAATGTAGCGAGTCGCTACGTCTTAGAGCAGCCAGCTGTTGCTGGGGTGATCATCGGTGCCCGGTTAGGTGTATCCGAACACATCCGCGACAATGCCCGGATTTTTGATTTTGAGCTCGATGCAGTCGATCGCGAAATGATCTACGCCATTTGCGATCGCAGTAACGACTTATTCAAATACCTAGGGGACTGCGGTAGTGAGTATCGTGGGTAG
- the psbA gene encoding photosystem II q(b) protein, whose amino-acid sequence MTTTLQNRESGSLWSRYCDWVTSTDNRIYVGWFGSLMIPTLLAATICYCIAFVAAPPVDIDGIREPVAGSLLYGNNIISGAVVPSSNAIGLHFYPIWSAASLDEWLYNGGPYQLVVFHFLLGCACYMGRQWELSYRLGMRPWICVAYSAPLSAATAVFLIYPIGQGSFSDGMPLGISGTFNFMIVFQAEHNILMHPFHMLGVAGVFGGSLFSAMHGSLVTSSLVRETTEVESQNYGYKFGQEEETYNIVAAHGYFGRLIFQYASFSNSRQLHFFLGAWPVVCIWMTALGVSTMAFNLNGFNFNQSIIDSEGHVVNTWSDMINRANLGMEVMHERNAHNFPLDLAAGEAAPVAIAAPAING is encoded by the coding sequence ATGACTACTACACTACAGAACCGCGAGAGCGGCAGCCTGTGGAGTCGGTATTGTGATTGGGTAACAAGCACTGACAACCGCATTTATGTCGGTTGGTTCGGTTCTTTGATGATCCCCACATTGCTGGCTGCCACGATCTGCTACTGCATCGCTTTCGTCGCTGCTCCTCCTGTGGACATCGACGGTATCCGCGAGCCAGTTGCTGGTTCCTTGCTTTACGGTAACAACATCATCTCTGGTGCCGTTGTTCCTTCATCCAATGCAATTGGTTTGCACTTCTACCCGATTTGGTCCGCTGCATCCTTGGATGAGTGGCTTTATAACGGTGGTCCTTACCAGTTGGTAGTATTCCACTTCCTCTTGGGTTGTGCTTGCTACATGGGTCGCCAGTGGGAGCTTTCCTACCGCCTCGGCATGCGCCCTTGGATTTGCGTTGCTTACAGCGCGCCCTTGTCCGCAGCAACTGCTGTGTTCTTGATCTACCCGATCGGTCAAGGTTCCTTCTCTGACGGTATGCCCTTGGGTATCTCCGGTACGTTCAACTTCATGATCGTATTCCAGGCTGAGCACAACATCCTGATGCACCCGTTCCACATGTTGGGCGTTGCTGGTGTCTTCGGTGGTTCTTTGTTCTCCGCCATGCACGGTTCTTTGGTGACTTCCTCCTTGGTTCGTGAAACCACTGAAGTTGAGTCCCAGAACTACGGTTACAAGTTCGGTCAGGAAGAAGAGACTTACAACATCGTTGCAGCCCACGGCTACTTCGGTCGCTTGATCTTCCAATATGCTTCCTTCAGCAACAGCCGTCAGCTGCACTTCTTCTTGGGTGCTTGGCCTGTGGTTTGTATCTGGATGACGGCTTTGGGCGTCTCCACAATGGCCTTCAACTTGAACGGCTTTAACTTCAACCAGTCGATCATCGACTCCGAGGGTCACGTTGTGAACACTTGGTCTGACATGATCAACCGCGCTAACTTGGGTATGGAAGTGATGCATGAGCGTAACGCTCACAACTTCCCGCTTGACTTGGCCGCTGGTGAAGCTGCACCGGTTGCAATCGCTGCTCCGGCAATCAACGGCTAA
- a CDS encoding class I SAM-dependent methyltransferase: MPQQTWNSQTYANNARFVADLGMPVVEWLKPQPGERILDLGCGDGALTVKLQDFGCQVVGVDASPDLIRTAQSLGLDAHVMDGQALTFETEFDAVFSNAALHWMQRSEQVISGVWQALKPGGRFVGEFGGYGNVGTIHQALMTTIAQSGHNPDTLNPWFFPKPEEYQTQLETAGFTVTQIQLTSRPTPLPTGVRGWLETFANPFTKALPAGDRSAFLDTVIELVQPQLQDAAGQWTADYVRLRFSAIKPEY; the protein is encoded by the coding sequence ATGCCCCAACAAACCTGGAATTCTCAAACCTACGCGAACAATGCCCGCTTTGTCGCTGATCTCGGCATGCCTGTGGTGGAATGGCTCAAGCCTCAACCAGGCGAACGAATTCTCGATTTAGGCTGCGGTGATGGCGCATTGACGGTGAAGCTCCAGGATTTTGGGTGCCAAGTCGTTGGCGTTGATGCCAGTCCGGATTTAATCCGAACGGCGCAGTCCCTAGGTCTCGATGCCCACGTGATGGATGGTCAAGCGCTGACGTTTGAGACAGAATTCGATGCGGTCTTCAGTAATGCTGCACTGCACTGGATGCAGCGATCGGAGCAAGTCATCAGCGGCGTTTGGCAAGCGCTCAAACCTGGTGGTCGATTCGTCGGGGAATTTGGGGGTTATGGCAATGTCGGAACGATTCATCAGGCATTGATGACAACGATCGCCCAATCCGGCCACAATCCTGACACCCTGAATCCATGGTTCTTTCCCAAACCAGAGGAATACCAAACCCAGCTGGAAACAGCCGGATTCACTGTGACCCAAATTCAACTTACCTCTCGCCCGACACCACTGCCCACGGGTGTACGCGGCTGGCTCGAAACCTTTGCCAATCCGTTTACCAAAGCATTGCCCGCAGGTGACCGATCGGCCTTCCTCGATACGGTGATTGAATTAGTGCAACCACAACTGCAAGATGCTGCCGGTCAATGGACTGCCGACTACGTTCGACTGCGGTTCAGTGCGATCAAACCGGAATATTAG
- a CDS encoding DUF1823 family protein: protein MSELPPLNAATLWGILRDEVDDTTTNHLVWHYLGYRQDASGEWNADGVDAAWREKFPEPPDFIENRPPNVQLTRSIPKENKQLLKEQLGFEGYKLNELIPRKTRRATMTNWLLSYMRDHGITL from the coding sequence ATGTCTGAATTACCACCACTGAATGCCGCGACACTCTGGGGCATTCTTCGGGACGAGGTTGATGATACAACAACGAATCACTTGGTCTGGCATTATCTGGGGTATCGCCAGGATGCCTCAGGTGAGTGGAATGCCGATGGAGTGGATGCGGCCTGGCGCGAGAAGTTTCCGGAGCCACCGGACTTTATTGAAAATCGTCCGCCGAATGTCCAGTTAACGAGATCGATTCCCAAAGAAAATAAGCAGCTGCTAAAGGAACAGCTTGGGTTTGAGGGTTACAAACTAAATGAGCTAATCCCTCGTAAGACCCGGCGGGCAACCATGACGAATTGGTTGCTAAGTTATATGCGAGATCATGGAATAACGCTTTGA
- the aroC gene encoding chorismate synthase — protein sequence MGSTFGHLFRITTFGESHGGGVGVVIDGCPPQVEISAEEIQFELDRRRPGQSKISTPRKETDTCEILSGVLNGVTLGTPIAILVRNKDHRSQDYGDMQVKYRPSHADATYDAKYGIRAVAGGGRSSARETIGRVAAGAIAKKILKEIAGVEVLCYVKRIKDLEAEIDDTAVTLEQIESNIVRCPNSEMADRMIDRIEQARDEGDSLGGVVECVARSVPLGLGEPVFDKLEADLAKAVMSLPASKGFEIGSGFAGTLLTGSEHNDAFYMDGDRVRTVTNRSGGIQGGISNGENIVIRAAFKPTATIRKEQQTVSKDGEDTTLSAKGRHDPCVLPRAVPMVEAMVALVLCDHLLRQRAQCGETWKE from the coding sequence ATGGGCAGCACATTCGGCCATCTCTTTCGCATCACGACATTTGGCGAATCCCACGGCGGCGGTGTCGGCGTCGTGATCGATGGCTGTCCACCCCAAGTCGAAATTTCCGCCGAAGAAATCCAATTTGAACTAGATCGCCGTCGCCCCGGCCAAAGCAAAATCTCCACACCCCGCAAAGAAACCGACACCTGCGAAATCCTCTCCGGTGTGCTGAATGGGGTCACTCTGGGCACACCGATCGCCATCCTCGTACGCAACAAAGACCACCGCTCCCAGGACTACGGCGATATGCAGGTGAAATATCGCCCTTCCCATGCCGATGCCACCTACGATGCCAAGTACGGCATCCGGGCCGTTGCCGGTGGGGGCCGCTCCTCCGCCCGCGAAACCATTGGCCGTGTTGCTGCTGGAGCGATCGCCAAGAAAATCCTCAAGGAAATCGCCGGGGTCGAAGTCCTTTGCTATGTCAAACGGATCAAAGACTTGGAAGCCGAAATCGATGATACGGCGGTGACGCTCGAGCAAATCGAAAGCAACATCGTCCGCTGCCCCAATAGCGAAATGGCCGATCGAATGATCGATCGAATTGAGCAGGCCCGCGATGAAGGCGATTCCCTCGGTGGCGTGGTGGAATGTGTCGCGCGGTCAGTCCCCCTCGGTTTAGGCGAACCAGTGTTTGACAAACTCGAAGCCGATCTCGCGAAAGCGGTGATGTCTTTACCGGCCAGCAAAGGCTTTGAAATCGGTTCAGGCTTTGCTGGCACGCTACTAACCGGCAGTGAACACAACGATGCCTTCTATATGGATGGCGATCGGGTGCGGACAGTGACGAATCGATCGGGCGGCATCCAAGGCGGCATCTCCAACGGCGAAAACATCGTGATTCGCGCCGCATTTAAACCCACAGCCACGATTCGCAAAGAACAGCAGACTGTTAGTAAAGACGGCGAAGATACAACACTATCGGCCAAGGGACGGCATGATCCCTGCGTTTTGCCCCGTGCGGTGCCCATGGTAGAAGCAATGGTGGCATTGGTGTTATGCGATCACCTACTGCGACAGCGGGCACAGTGCGGTGAGACTTGGAAGGAGTAA
- a CDS encoding VOC family protein: MSFSITKSLTTIAVIDWQVSLSFYAALLQMPPQKLQTDRYAEFCLANLTIALYVPRATEPPSPSTRAHPSLSLCLYVQPLSAAIERLTALGYAPPKGIQQSSHGQEIYVYDPNGNRIILYEPN; this comes from the coding sequence ATGTCTTTTTCCATTACGAAATCACTGACCACCATTGCCGTCATTGATTGGCAAGTCTCTCTCTCGTTTTATGCGGCGTTATTGCAGATGCCGCCACAAAAGCTCCAAACCGATCGCTATGCCGAGTTTTGTTTAGCAAATTTGACGATCGCACTCTATGTCCCCCGCGCGACCGAACCACCCAGCCCATCAACGCGTGCACACCCCAGCCTCAGTCTTTGTCTGTATGTTCAACCGTTGAGCGCGGCGATCGAACGACTCACAGCCCTGGGTTACGCGCCACCCAAGGGGATCCAGCAGAGTAGCCACGGTCAGGAGATCTATGTCTACGACCCGAACGGGAATCGTATTATTCTGTATGAGCCGAACTAG